In one Mesorhizobium australicum genomic region, the following are encoded:
- the tnpB gene encoding IS66 family insertion sequence element accessory protein TnpB (TnpB, as the term is used for proteins encoded by IS66 family insertion elements, is considered an accessory protein, since TnpC, encoded by a neighboring gene, is a DDE family transposase.) — MIPVPSGVRVWLATGHTDMRKGFPGLALVVQETLKRDPHNGHLFVFRGRRGDLIKVLWHDGQGACLFSKKLERGRFIWPSPADGAVTITSAQLGYLLEGIDWRMPQKTWRPTATG; from the coding sequence ATGATCCCGGTTCCGAGCGGCGTGCGGGTGTGGCTGGCGACAGGTCACACCGACATGAGGAAAGGGTTTCCGGGCCTGGCTCTGGTGGTGCAGGAGACGCTGAAGCGTGATCCGCACAATGGTCACCTGTTCGTCTTCCGCGGTCGCCGCGGCGATCTGATCAAGGTTCTGTGGCACGACGGCCAGGGCGCCTGTCTGTTCTCGAAGAAGCTCGAGCGCGGCCGCTTCATCTGGCCGTCGCCGGCCGACGGCGCGGTCACGATCACGTCGGCGCAGCTCGGCTATCTGCTCGAAGGCATCGACTGGCGCATGCCGCAGAAGACTTGGCGGCCGACGGCGACTGGCTGA
- the tnpA gene encoding IS66-like element accessory protein TnpA, with protein MTMPRVEVITSVERRRRWSREEKERLVAASFEPGVSVSEVARSAGIHVSQLFRWRKELCDRVDASSSQLVPVEIVPAATLPPAVEAPAASASPGRRRRKSGVIEIELGGGRRVRVDRDVDAEALRRVLDALGSR; from the coding sequence ATGACGATGCCGCGGGTGGAGGTGATCACGTCGGTTGAGAGGCGCCGGCGGTGGTCGCGGGAGGAGAAGGAGCGCCTGGTCGCGGCGTCGTTCGAGCCCGGCGTATCGGTGTCGGAAGTCGCGCGATCGGCGGGCATTCACGTCAGCCAGCTCTTTCGATGGCGCAAGGAGCTGTGTGATCGGGTCGATGCCAGTTCATCGCAATTGGTTCCGGTCGAGATCGTTCCTGCTGCTACCCTGCCGCCCGCGGTTGAGGCGCCGGCGGCATCGGCGTCTCCCGGCCGACGTCGCCGCAAGAGCGGCGTCATCGAGATCGAGCTTGGCGGCGGGCGCCGCGTCCGCGTCGACCGTGACGTGGATGCGGAAGCGCTGCGGCGCGTTCTGGACGCACTCGGGTCGCGATGA
- a CDS encoding O-antigen ligase family protein: MIKIGAEWRKYLLGSILVCSLLLGGSAASGMWTDALLQTLTILVAAPILSASAGEPIDRKVLAYCASILAAILIQLIPLPAGLLDLVRSEAFSQGRTEAGAGFDLITLGVGRTVDNLTYASALVFLMLAISRLPGEQVHALLPFLIAGIACQALAGAIQYAGTDRVSIEGVLPYTITAGTFANRNHFVSLLYVAIPFLVYVGTFRGMRLWSLLGMLVVLLVLLAAGSRAGAAIGLAAIILSGVFINARSRFSVAGIGLLVATLGIFGFGAWAQFEQRNSAMEDDARWDFAHGTMNGIWENWLFGVGYGNFSRAYQLFEDPASLGRAYANHAHNDYLELAFEGGLPAIVLVIAYVVLVSVQVLRIRHNQFQKAAFLGILFILLHSTVDYPLRTAAVGATFVFLNAVLFHRALQPRPDSATRYVKIKHGKRRIAVAVEPSA; this comes from the coding sequence TTGATCAAAATCGGAGCTGAATGGCGCAAATACCTTCTTGGCTCTATCCTCGTCTGCTCGCTCCTTCTGGGGGGAAGCGCAGCGAGCGGAATGTGGACCGACGCGCTCCTTCAGACGCTTACAATTCTTGTCGCGGCACCAATACTATCCGCCTCGGCGGGTGAACCGATCGACAGAAAGGTGCTCGCCTATTGCGCCTCCATACTGGCGGCCATCCTCATCCAGCTCATTCCCCTGCCAGCTGGTCTGTTGGATCTGGTTCGCAGCGAAGCCTTTTCGCAAGGCCGAACAGAAGCGGGAGCAGGTTTCGACCTGATTACGCTTGGGGTGGGTCGCACCGTGGACAACCTCACCTATGCGAGCGCACTCGTCTTTCTGATGCTCGCCATCTCCCGGCTTCCGGGCGAGCAGGTTCATGCCCTTCTGCCCTTCCTGATTGCCGGAATTGCCTGCCAGGCGCTCGCCGGCGCAATCCAGTATGCCGGCACAGATCGGGTCAGCATCGAAGGGGTTTTGCCATACACGATCACGGCCGGCACCTTTGCCAACCGGAACCATTTCGTGTCGCTTCTCTATGTGGCGATCCCGTTTCTCGTCTATGTGGGCACCTTCCGCGGCATGCGGCTCTGGTCGCTCCTAGGGATGCTGGTGGTTTTGCTCGTACTCTTGGCGGCGGGCTCTCGCGCTGGTGCGGCGATCGGCCTGGCAGCCATTATCCTCTCGGGTGTCTTTATCAATGCCCGGTCGCGCTTCTCAGTGGCCGGCATTGGGTTGCTTGTCGCGACTTTGGGGATCTTCGGATTCGGCGCCTGGGCGCAGTTCGAGCAACGAAACAGCGCGATGGAGGACGATGCGCGCTGGGACTTCGCCCACGGCACGATGAATGGAATTTGGGAGAATTGGCTGTTCGGTGTGGGTTACGGGAATTTCAGCCGGGCCTATCAGCTCTTCGAAGACCCGGCTTCGCTCGGACGAGCCTATGCCAATCACGCCCACAATGACTACTTGGAATTGGCCTTCGAAGGCGGCCTGCCGGCGATAGTGCTCGTTATCGCCTATGTCGTCCTCGTTTCGGTCCAAGTGCTTCGAATTCGACACAATCAGTTTCAGAAGGCGGCCTTCCTTGGTATTCTGTTCATCCTGCTGCATTCGACCGTCGACTACCCTTTGCGAACAGCTGCGGTAGGAGCAACGTTCGTGTTTCTAAATGCGGTCCTGTTCCACCGGGCCCTGCAGCCTCGGCCTGACTCGGCCACGCGCTATGTCAAGATCAAGCATGGCAAGCGCCGGATTGCCGTTGCCGTCGAGCCGTCCGCGTGA